The Perca fluviatilis chromosome 2, GENO_Pfluv_1.0, whole genome shotgun sequence genome includes a region encoding these proteins:
- the zgc:153184 gene encoding capZ-interacting protein isoform X3, producing MRVKVVHSSCSSMSSFGSRYKHRVVSVPAALLGLFTTSRQFAPTGRPTESKQEGTISGTFPRMEDSPGSKPSVAELAGRFKGHILPMPTSNNELSFQRRPPCSLKLQSQKDDNEESDQKTIVSPNPFKIKMKNSSIIEKLQSPEAKLQPAPLSPTTPGSPQSPLSPTLRPSHLSSEEEDPISFDSPPEGTPLPSINKTRARLSFKRRPPTRQHRRSAGEERASGIALSPCELYSPKENGDTDQVFDYGPLENLKEAEEKDRDCEKTEDEIASDPDDSGDSEKEPGAQQAQNFEASEEEQQPSEPCTGRQMEGNVETKGNEEIPRDEHQGGNDTV from the exons ATGCGCGTAAAAGTTGTCCACTCCTCCTGCTCGTCCATGAGCTCATTTGGCTCCAGATATAAACACAGAGTTGTGTCTGTCCCCGCTGCGCTCCTCGGTCTCTTCACAACCAGCAGGCAGTTTGCTCCAACAGGCCGACCGACAGAAAGCAAGCAGGAGGGGACGATCTCTGGCACATTCCCCAGGATGGAG GATTCTCCAGGATCCAAGCCATCAGTGGCTGAGCTGGCTGGAAGGTTCAAAGGTCACATTCTACCAATGCCCACCTCAAATAACGAG TTGTCATTTCAAAGAAGACCTCCATGTTCCCTAAAGTTGCAAAGTCAAAAAGATGATAATGAAGAATCCGAT CAGAAAACTATTGTCTCACCAAATCCCTTTAAAATCAAGATGAAGAACTCCTCCATCATTGAGAAACTTCAG AGTCCCGAGGCCAAACTCCAGCCAGCACCGTTGTCCCCGACCACACCCGGGAGCCCGCAGAGCCCCCTGAGCCCCACCCTGCGGCCCTCACATCTGTCCAGTGAAGAGGAGGACCCAATCAGCTTTGACAGCCCTCCTGAAGGCACCCCGCTGCCGAGCATCAACAag ACTCGTGCACGGCTATCATTCAAAAGGCGCCCGCCCACGAGACAGCACAGGAGGTCAGCTGGAGAGGAGAGAGCCTCTGGGATTGCTCTGTCCCCATGTGAACTGTACAGCCCAAAAGAAAATGGGGACACGGACCAGGTCTTCGATTATGGACCGCTGGAAAATCTGAAAGAAGCTGAAGAGAAGGACAGGGACTGTGAAAAAACAGAGGATGAGATAGCAAGTGACCCAGATGACAGCGGAGATTCAGAGAAGGAGCCGGGAGCACAACAAGCCCAGAACTTTGAGGCTTCGGAGGAGGAACAGCAGCCTTCAGAGCCTTGCACTGGCCGGCAGATGGAGGGCAATGTTGAAACCAAGGGGAACGAGGAGATTCCTCGGGACGAGCACCAAGGAGGAAATGACACGGTGTGA
- the mlnr gene encoding growth hormone secretagogue receptor type 1, which yields MPWTRPQVELPAGGAEAMDQYNADDHHFGGSLFPTSTLIPVTVICILILIIGVTGNAMTILIIQHFKDMKTTTNLYLSSMAVSDLLIFLCLPFDLYRLWKYVPWLFGEVVCRLYHYIFEGCTSATILHITALSVERYLAISFPLRSKVVLTRRRVQYIILALWLFALVSAAPTLFLVSVEYDNDTNPDYSTGQCKHTSYAISSGQLHIMLWVSTTYFFCPMLCLTFLYGSIGWKLWKSKNDLQGPCTLARERSHRQTVKILVVVVLAFIICWLPYHIGRNLFAQVDDYDTAMLSQNFNVASMVLCYLNASINPVVYNLMSRKYRAAAKRLFLLHQPPRQAQRGQRKLCANDHISTLNESLTGV from the exons ATGCCCTGGACCAGACCCCAGGTGGAGCTTCCTGCTGGCGGAGCAGAGGCCATGGACCAGTACAACGCAGACGACCACCACTTTGGTGGCTCCCTGTTCCCCACCTCCACCCTCATCCCCGTCACTGTCATCtgcatcctcatcctcatcatcgGGGTGACGGGCAACGCCATGACAATCCTCATCATCCAGCACTTCAAGGACATGAAGACCACCACCAACCTGTACCTGTCCAGCATGGCGGTGTCTGACCTCCTCATCTTCCTGTGCCTGCCCTTTGACCTGTACCGCCTGTGGAAGTACGTGCCCTGGCTGTTTGGGGAGGTGGTGTGCCGCCTCTATCACTACATCTTTGAGGGCTGCACCTCGGCCACCATCCTTCACATCACGGCGCTGAGCGTTGAGCGCTACCTGGCCATCAGCTTCCCCCTCAGGAGCAAAGTGGTGTTGACCAGACGCAGGGTCCAGTACATCATCCTCGCCCTGTGGCTTTTCGCCCTGGTGTCTGCGGCTCCAACGCTCTTCCTGGTTAGCGTGGAGTATGACAATGACACAAACCCGGACTACAGTACCGGGCAGTGCAAGCACACCAGCTACGCTATTAGCTCTGGGCAGCTGCACATCATGCTGTGGGTGTCCACCACCTACTTTTTCTGCCCGATGCTCTGCCTCACCTTCCTCTACGGCTCCATCGGGTGGAAGTTGTGGAAAAGCAAAAATGACCTGCAAGGCCCCTGTACTTTGGCCCGTGAAAGGTCCCACAGGCAAACTGTCAAGATCCTGG TGGTGGTGGTGCTGGCCTTCATCATCTGCTGGCTGCCTTACCACATTGGCAGGAACCTCTTTGCCCAGGTGGACGACTATGACACGGCCATGCTGAGCCAGAACTTCAACGTGGCGTCCATGGTGTTGTGCTACCTCAACGCCTCCATCAACCCCGTGGTCTACAACCTCATGTCTCGGAAGTACAGGGCTGCAGCCAAACGCCTCTTCCTGCTGCATCAGCCGCCCAGACAAGCCCAGCGCGGCCAGAGAAAGCTCTGCGCGAACGATCACATCTCCACCCTGAATGAAAGCCTGACTGGGGTCTGA
- the zgc:153184 gene encoding capZ-interacting protein isoform X1: MRVKVVHSSCSSMSSFGSRYKHRVVSVPAALLGLFTTSRQFAPTGRPTESKQEGTISGTFPRMEDSPGSKPSVAELAGRFKGHILPMPTSNNELSFQRRPPCSLKLQSQKDDNEESDQKTIVSPNPFKIKMKNSSIIEKLQANLALSPTALLPSPKSPEAKLQPAPLSPTTPGSPQSPLSPTLRPSHLSSEEEDPISFDSPPEGTPLPSINKTRARLSFKRRPPTRQHRRSAGEERASGIALSPCELYSPKENGDTDQVFDYGPLENLKEAEEKDRDCEKTEDEIASDPDDSGDSEKEPGAQQAQNFEASEEEQQPSEPCTGRQMEGNVETKGNEEIPRDEHQGGNDTV; encoded by the exons ATGCGCGTAAAAGTTGTCCACTCCTCCTGCTCGTCCATGAGCTCATTTGGCTCCAGATATAAACACAGAGTTGTGTCTGTCCCCGCTGCGCTCCTCGGTCTCTTCACAACCAGCAGGCAGTTTGCTCCAACAGGCCGACCGACAGAAAGCAAGCAGGAGGGGACGATCTCTGGCACATTCCCCAGGATGGAG GATTCTCCAGGATCCAAGCCATCAGTGGCTGAGCTGGCTGGAAGGTTCAAAGGTCACATTCTACCAATGCCCACCTCAAATAACGAG TTGTCATTTCAAAGAAGACCTCCATGTTCCCTAAAGTTGCAAAGTCAAAAAGATGATAATGAAGAATCCGAT CAGAAAACTATTGTCTCACCAAATCCCTTTAAAATCAAGATGAAGAACTCCTCCATCATTGAGAAACTTCAG GCCAATCTTGCCTTGTCACCCACTGCTCTGCTGCCTTCACCCAAGAGTCCCGAGGCCAAACTCCAGCCAGCACCGTTGTCCCCGACCACACCCGGGAGCCCGCAGAGCCCCCTGAGCCCCACCCTGCGGCCCTCACATCTGTCCAGTGAAGAGGAGGACCCAATCAGCTTTGACAGCCCTCCTGAAGGCACCCCGCTGCCGAGCATCAACAag ACTCGTGCACGGCTATCATTCAAAAGGCGCCCGCCCACGAGACAGCACAGGAGGTCAGCTGGAGAGGAGAGAGCCTCTGGGATTGCTCTGTCCCCATGTGAACTGTACAGCCCAAAAGAAAATGGGGACACGGACCAGGTCTTCGATTATGGACCGCTGGAAAATCTGAAAGAAGCTGAAGAGAAGGACAGGGACTGTGAAAAAACAGAGGATGAGATAGCAAGTGACCCAGATGACAGCGGAGATTCAGAGAAGGAGCCGGGAGCACAACAAGCCCAGAACTTTGAGGCTTCGGAGGAGGAACAGCAGCCTTCAGAGCCTTGCACTGGCCGGCAGATGGAGGGCAATGTTGAAACCAAGGGGAACGAGGAGATTCCTCGGGACGAGCACCAAGGAGGAAATGACACGGTGTGA
- the zgc:153184 gene encoding capZ-interacting protein isoform X2, with the protein MRVKVVHSSCSSMSSFGSRYKHRVVSVPAALLGLFTTSRQFAPTGRPTESKQEGTISGTFPRMEDSPGSKPSVAELAGRFKGHILPMPTSNNELSFQRRPPCSLKLQSQKDDNEESDKTIVSPNPFKIKMKNSSIIEKLQANLALSPTALLPSPKSPEAKLQPAPLSPTTPGSPQSPLSPTLRPSHLSSEEEDPISFDSPPEGTPLPSINKTRARLSFKRRPPTRQHRRSAGEERASGIALSPCELYSPKENGDTDQVFDYGPLENLKEAEEKDRDCEKTEDEIASDPDDSGDSEKEPGAQQAQNFEASEEEQQPSEPCTGRQMEGNVETKGNEEIPRDEHQGGNDTV; encoded by the exons ATGCGCGTAAAAGTTGTCCACTCCTCCTGCTCGTCCATGAGCTCATTTGGCTCCAGATATAAACACAGAGTTGTGTCTGTCCCCGCTGCGCTCCTCGGTCTCTTCACAACCAGCAGGCAGTTTGCTCCAACAGGCCGACCGACAGAAAGCAAGCAGGAGGGGACGATCTCTGGCACATTCCCCAGGATGGAG GATTCTCCAGGATCCAAGCCATCAGTGGCTGAGCTGGCTGGAAGGTTCAAAGGTCACATTCTACCAATGCCCACCTCAAATAACGAG TTGTCATTTCAAAGAAGACCTCCATGTTCCCTAAAGTTGCAAAGTCAAAAAGATGATAATGAAGAATCCGAT AAAACTATTGTCTCACCAAATCCCTTTAAAATCAAGATGAAGAACTCCTCCATCATTGAGAAACTTCAG GCCAATCTTGCCTTGTCACCCACTGCTCTGCTGCCTTCACCCAAGAGTCCCGAGGCCAAACTCCAGCCAGCACCGTTGTCCCCGACCACACCCGGGAGCCCGCAGAGCCCCCTGAGCCCCACCCTGCGGCCCTCACATCTGTCCAGTGAAGAGGAGGACCCAATCAGCTTTGACAGCCCTCCTGAAGGCACCCCGCTGCCGAGCATCAACAag ACTCGTGCACGGCTATCATTCAAAAGGCGCCCGCCCACGAGACAGCACAGGAGGTCAGCTGGAGAGGAGAGAGCCTCTGGGATTGCTCTGTCCCCATGTGAACTGTACAGCCCAAAAGAAAATGGGGACACGGACCAGGTCTTCGATTATGGACCGCTGGAAAATCTGAAAGAAGCTGAAGAGAAGGACAGGGACTGTGAAAAAACAGAGGATGAGATAGCAAGTGACCCAGATGACAGCGGAGATTCAGAGAAGGAGCCGGGAGCACAACAAGCCCAGAACTTTGAGGCTTCGGAGGAGGAACAGCAGCCTTCAGAGCCTTGCACTGGCCGGCAGATGGAGGGCAATGTTGAAACCAAGGGGAACGAGGAGATTCCTCGGGACGAGCACCAAGGAGGAAATGACACGGTGTGA
- the zgc:153184 gene encoding capZ-interacting protein isoform X4 encodes MRVKVVHSSCSSMSSFGSRYKHRVVSVPAALLGLFTTSRQFAPTGRPTESKQEGTISGTFPRMEDSPGSKPSVAELAGRFKGHILPMPTSNNELSFQRRPPCSLKLQSQKDDNEESDKTIVSPNPFKIKMKNSSIIEKLQSPEAKLQPAPLSPTTPGSPQSPLSPTLRPSHLSSEEEDPISFDSPPEGTPLPSINKTRARLSFKRRPPTRQHRRSAGEERASGIALSPCELYSPKENGDTDQVFDYGPLENLKEAEEKDRDCEKTEDEIASDPDDSGDSEKEPGAQQAQNFEASEEEQQPSEPCTGRQMEGNVETKGNEEIPRDEHQGGNDTV; translated from the exons ATGCGCGTAAAAGTTGTCCACTCCTCCTGCTCGTCCATGAGCTCATTTGGCTCCAGATATAAACACAGAGTTGTGTCTGTCCCCGCTGCGCTCCTCGGTCTCTTCACAACCAGCAGGCAGTTTGCTCCAACAGGCCGACCGACAGAAAGCAAGCAGGAGGGGACGATCTCTGGCACATTCCCCAGGATGGAG GATTCTCCAGGATCCAAGCCATCAGTGGCTGAGCTGGCTGGAAGGTTCAAAGGTCACATTCTACCAATGCCCACCTCAAATAACGAG TTGTCATTTCAAAGAAGACCTCCATGTTCCCTAAAGTTGCAAAGTCAAAAAGATGATAATGAAGAATCCGAT AAAACTATTGTCTCACCAAATCCCTTTAAAATCAAGATGAAGAACTCCTCCATCATTGAGAAACTTCAG AGTCCCGAGGCCAAACTCCAGCCAGCACCGTTGTCCCCGACCACACCCGGGAGCCCGCAGAGCCCCCTGAGCCCCACCCTGCGGCCCTCACATCTGTCCAGTGAAGAGGAGGACCCAATCAGCTTTGACAGCCCTCCTGAAGGCACCCCGCTGCCGAGCATCAACAag ACTCGTGCACGGCTATCATTCAAAAGGCGCCCGCCCACGAGACAGCACAGGAGGTCAGCTGGAGAGGAGAGAGCCTCTGGGATTGCTCTGTCCCCATGTGAACTGTACAGCCCAAAAGAAAATGGGGACACGGACCAGGTCTTCGATTATGGACCGCTGGAAAATCTGAAAGAAGCTGAAGAGAAGGACAGGGACTGTGAAAAAACAGAGGATGAGATAGCAAGTGACCCAGATGACAGCGGAGATTCAGAGAAGGAGCCGGGAGCACAACAAGCCCAGAACTTTGAGGCTTCGGAGGAGGAACAGCAGCCTTCAGAGCCTTGCACTGGCCGGCAGATGGAGGGCAATGTTGAAACCAAGGGGAACGAGGAGATTCCTCGGGACGAGCACCAAGGAGGAAATGACACGGTGTGA
- the LOC120552887 gene encoding TPA-induced transmembrane protein homolog isoform X1 — protein sequence MDLEGVVAHDIQLQTFKTNGNDGASYSSHEQGGADDVDGAPHRIPNATERDGLLSVQTPSCNGETVDHAAGAPQKCYFLNDVSLSSVDRIKRELNEVVYWKVKLWMVILFIFVLIVAVIMISLVLCSVIHEDEDENFDRSLFTVPRSFNGSFQLPNLVFTEELSTRSSSESQTLAAHLQEKLAGLYRSSPALGRYFSEAEISAFRNGSVIADYQLTFVMPEEQQDQLRNVTLSREMVYNVFRQFLYDQEQPDESGQMYIDPVSLNMSLRH from the exons ATGGATCTGGAAGGCGTTGTCGCACATGACATCCAGCTGCAGACCTTCAAGACCAATGGGAACGATGGAGCGTCATATTCCTCTCATGAACAG GGGGGAGCAGATGATGTAGATGGTGCGCCCCACAGGATCCCTAATGCAACAGAGCGAGACGGGCTGCTTTCTGTACAG ACTCCTAGTTGTAATGGGGAGACGGTGGACCATGCAGCAGGAGCTCCTCAAAAG TGTTATTTCTTGAATGATGTCTCATTAAG CTCCGTGGACAGGATAAAGAGAGAGCTGAATGAGGTTGTCTACTGGAAAGTCAAACTGTGGATGGTCATCCTCTTCATCTTTGTTCTCATCGTGGCTGTGATAATGATCTCACTGGTCCTGTGTTCAG TGATCCACGAGGACGAGGATGAGAACTTTGACCGTTCGTTGTTTACAGTTCCTCGGTCTTTCAATGGGAGCTTCCAACTGCCCAATCTGGTCTTCACAGAGGAACTTTCCACCCGTTCCTCCAGTGAAAGCCAAACACTCGCTGCTCACCTTCAAGAAAAG CTGGCTGGCCTCTACAGATCCTCCCCTGCTCTGGGACGGTACTTCTCCGAAGCTGAGATATCTGCTTTCAG GAACGGTTCAGTCATCGCTGACTACCAGCTGACATTTGTCATGCCTGAGGAGCAGCAGGATCAGCTGAGGAACGTAACCCTGAGCAGGGAGATGGTGTACAACGTGTTCAGACAGTTTCTGTATGACCAGGAGCAGCCAGATGAGTCAGGGCAGATGTACATTGATCCAGTTTCCCTAAACATGTCTTTAAGACACTAG
- the LOC120552887 gene encoding TPA-induced transmembrane protein homolog isoform X3, translated as MVRPTGSLMQQSETGCFLYRLLVVMGRRWTMQQELLKSSVDRIKRELNEVVYWKVKLWMVILFIFVLIVAVIMISLVLCSVIHEDEDENFDRSLFTVPRSFNGSFQLPNLVFTEELSTRSSSESQTLAAHLQEKLAGLYRSSPALGRYFSEAEISAFRNGSVIADYQLTFVMPEEQQDQLRNVTLSREMVYNVFRQFLYDQEQPDESGQMYIDPVSLNMSLRH; from the exons ATGGTGCGCCCCACAGGATCCCTAATGCAACAGAGCGAGACGGGCTGCTTTCTGTACAG ACTCCTAGTTGTAATGGGGAGACGGTGGACCATGCAGCAGGAGCTCCTCAAAAG CTCCGTGGACAGGATAAAGAGAGAGCTGAATGAGGTTGTCTACTGGAAAGTCAAACTGTGGATGGTCATCCTCTTCATCTTTGTTCTCATCGTGGCTGTGATAATGATCTCACTGGTCCTGTGTTCAG TGATCCACGAGGACGAGGATGAGAACTTTGACCGTTCGTTGTTTACAGTTCCTCGGTCTTTCAATGGGAGCTTCCAACTGCCCAATCTGGTCTTCACAGAGGAACTTTCCACCCGTTCCTCCAGTGAAAGCCAAACACTCGCTGCTCACCTTCAAGAAAAG CTGGCTGGCCTCTACAGATCCTCCCCTGCTCTGGGACGGTACTTCTCCGAAGCTGAGATATCTGCTTTCAG GAACGGTTCAGTCATCGCTGACTACCAGCTGACATTTGTCATGCCTGAGGAGCAGCAGGATCAGCTGAGGAACGTAACCCTGAGCAGGGAGATGGTGTACAACGTGTTCAGACAGTTTCTGTATGACCAGGAGCAGCCAGATGAGTCAGGGCAGATGTACATTGATCCAGTTTCCCTAAACATGTCTTTAAGACACTAG
- the LOC120552887 gene encoding TPA-induced transmembrane protein homolog isoform X2 — MDLEGVVAHDIQLQTFKTNGNDGASYSSHEQGGADDVDGAPHRIPNATERDGLLSVQTPSCNGETVDHAAGAPQKNSSVDRIKRELNEVVYWKVKLWMVILFIFVLIVAVIMISLVLCSVIHEDEDENFDRSLFTVPRSFNGSFQLPNLVFTEELSTRSSSESQTLAAHLQEKLAGLYRSSPALGRYFSEAEISAFRNGSVIADYQLTFVMPEEQQDQLRNVTLSREMVYNVFRQFLYDQEQPDESGQMYIDPVSLNMSLRH; from the exons ATGGATCTGGAAGGCGTTGTCGCACATGACATCCAGCTGCAGACCTTCAAGACCAATGGGAACGATGGAGCGTCATATTCCTCTCATGAACAG GGGGGAGCAGATGATGTAGATGGTGCGCCCCACAGGATCCCTAATGCAACAGAGCGAGACGGGCTGCTTTCTGTACAG ACTCCTAGTTGTAATGGGGAGACGGTGGACCATGCAGCAGGAGCTCCTCAAAAG AACAGCTCCGTGGACAGGATAAAGAGAGAGCTGAATGAGGTTGTCTACTGGAAAGTCAAACTGTGGATGGTCATCCTCTTCATCTTTGTTCTCATCGTGGCTGTGATAATGATCTCACTGGTCCTGTGTTCAG TGATCCACGAGGACGAGGATGAGAACTTTGACCGTTCGTTGTTTACAGTTCCTCGGTCTTTCAATGGGAGCTTCCAACTGCCCAATCTGGTCTTCACAGAGGAACTTTCCACCCGTTCCTCCAGTGAAAGCCAAACACTCGCTGCTCACCTTCAAGAAAAG CTGGCTGGCCTCTACAGATCCTCCCCTGCTCTGGGACGGTACTTCTCCGAAGCTGAGATATCTGCTTTCAG GAACGGTTCAGTCATCGCTGACTACCAGCTGACATTTGTCATGCCTGAGGAGCAGCAGGATCAGCTGAGGAACGTAACCCTGAGCAGGGAGATGGTGTACAACGTGTTCAGACAGTTTCTGTATGACCAGGAGCAGCCAGATGAGTCAGGGCAGATGTACATTGATCCAGTTTCCCTAAACATGTCTTTAAGACACTAG